A window of Phragmites australis chromosome 15, lpPhrAust1.1, whole genome shotgun sequence genomic DNA:
ATATTGCCCAATATATTGCTGCCACACCCAAAGTATATACTTGTTGTCCTCCTGGAAGCCTTTTTGCAATCCAAGTCCAATATTGCTCCAGGTGTATGGGTCTATTATTAGCACCAAAGCATTGTCCAACAACACCTCACACAACTCTACTGACAGTACAATCAAAGAATAAATGTGAGGTTGTTTCAGTTTGGTCACAGAAGTAGCATGTGGATCACCTTGTCATTTTCTTTTGATCATATTCACTTTTGCCAGCACAACAGAATTTTCTAAAAGCCacatagaattttttattttgttaggAATTTTACCTTTCCATACATGCTTGTGTGTAGGCCCATCATCTGATCTAGTGAGAGTTCACTAACAAATTTGACTGAAAAAGATTCATTCTTAGTCCATTTCCAAGAAATGATATCCTGATTATTACTCTTGGGTCTAATGGTTTCACTGTCACCTTCTTTAGAGTATTCTGGGACTATGTCAAGAAGGACATCTTTACTATGTTCTGTGACCTCTATGCAAGGAACCAGGATCTGAAAAAGAATCAACTATGGTGTAATAACACTGATCTCTAAGGTCAAGGAGGCCAACACTACTTACTCAATTTAGACTACAAAGGTGTCACCAAGGTGAATAACAAATTGACTCATGTAGCCAAGGAGGCTATAGGTCCAAACCAGACTGCCTTTCATCAAGGGTAGAAATATTTTGGAAGGGGTGGTGATACTTCATAAAGTTATACATGAATTAAGAAGAATAAGATAGCAGAGGGTGCTGgtgaaaatagattttgaaaaggcctATAACAAGGTGAAATAGGATTATCTATATGAAGTCATGAAAGAGAAGGGGTTATCTCCTAGTGGATAGATTGGGTCATGCAATCTGTCAAGGAGACAGAGTTTGTATGGCCAAAAGGGTCCATACTTTAGAACCTACAAAGATCTAAGACACGGAGATCCATTATCCCTCCTACTTTTTAACATTGTAGCAGATGCTCTAGATGTCTTAATGAACAAAGCTTGTAACAAGGGCCTGCTTAGAAGTGTTGTAGACCATCTGATCCCAGGTGGAATCATCCATATTtaatatgcagatgacacaattttgatgattgatggcTTTGACAGCTCTGTTCTCAATGTAAAAATCATTCTCTATTGCTTTGAATGGCTTTCTAGACTTAAGattaattttcacaaaagtGGGATTTTTACCTTTGGAATGGAGCAGGATGTTCAGAAAAGGGTGGCAAATATGCTCAGCTGCAAACCGGGACAACTCTCTCTGAAATACTTGTGAATTCCTTTCTCTGACCATCATTTAGGTATTACTGCCTCTGCTGAGATTCTCTcaaaaatgatcaaaaggtTGCACCTATGGAAGTGCAAAAACCTGACCTATTGAGGCAGGTTGACTTTGACAAATTCCTTCCTGACCTATGGAGATAGGTTGACTTTGACAAATTTTTGCCTCACCAGCTTACCTATGTATACCATAGGGTTCTATCTCCTTTCTAGAGGGGTGCACAATAAAATAGACACTATCAGGTCAAGTTTCTTTTGGAAGGGAGGTGAGGATGTGAACAGATATCATATGGCTAAATGGGTAGCCATATCTAGGTCTAAAGACTATGGAGGTCTTGACATCCTAAACACTTTGATCATGAATGAGTTTCCGCTTCTCAAATGGATTTAGAAGATTGTTTCTGGCTCTGAGGACATTTGGTTTAAGCTCCTTAGGGCCAAATACATACGAGATGACAATTTTTTCACATACAGGCAAAGAGGTACTTCCCAATTCTAGAAATGCTTACATAAGGTTAAGCACTTATTTCAATGGGGAGTTGTGTATAAAGTGAGTGATGGCAATAAAGTTTCCTTATAAAGGGATTTGTGGATAGGTGAGACTCCTCTAAAAACACAGTTTCCTGACATGTTTGATCTGTGTGCTGAGCCTAATGCTGTGGTCTCCGAGTGCTGGAGTCAAAATGAGTGGGAGGTGCAGTTCAAAAGGACTCTGACTTCAAGCAATATGCTCCAATGGGAGGAGTTGTTACACAAGCTACAAAATATTTAGttgaatgataatgatgatgaagtggCTTGGGTTCTGGATAAGTCAAAGAGATTCATCACCAAATCCATGTACAAGTTTCTCACTTCTGAGGGGGGTGTCTTGCAAGGGGGCTGACACTCTGGCACTATAAATTACCTCACAGAATTAAGGTGTTCATGTGGCAAATGTTACACAACAAGCTCCTGGTGTCCACCTCTCTTAAGAAGAGGAGGTGGAAAGGGAGCTCAAGATGTTGCCTGTGTAATAGGCCTGAAGATGTCAACCACATCTTCTTTTGATGTGTGTTAGCACAATTTGCTTGGAGTGCTCGGAGAGACATCTTTGGCTAAAATGGATTCTCTATTTCGGTAGCTGACTTATGGGCAAGTTGACTGCCGAAGAACTTTAGAATTTCTCAAAAGCTAGGTTTGTTTCTTTTTGCAGGGATTGCCTGCGCCTTGTGGCAAACACGAAACAACATGGCAATCTAGGATGGTTTAGCTCAAGGCAAAGTCCTTGCCATTGATTACGCTGAATTTATGGTAACCATCTCCGGAAGGATAGATTTAAATGCTTGTTTCCACACTCATCAACCAGGATGGGTTTTTCATTACACAATTCAAAATGTGCTGGATATTGCACACATAAGGGGCTTACCAACATGCCAATTATCAAACCAAAATATGGTTTGTTTGCCATTGTTAGGCGATATCTTTCTTCCCTTCAAGTATATGTCTCGGACCTTCAACCGGTCAGCCCATTTTGGAGAGTCATTTTGCCTCTGTGTGTTTCATAGTACTGACAATCTCCCTGTTTAGATATTTAGCCTTGACCAAGTCTTGCCAAATACCCATTTCCTTTTCCAATCTCCACCACAATTTACATACTAGGCTGATGTTCATTTTTCTGAGATTTTTGATACCCAGACCCCTTTTTCTTACTTTTACAGATTTTGTCCCGTTTCGCAAGATGATAATTTCTTTTAGTGCTTCCACTCTGCCAGAAAAAGGTTCTTCTACTCTTGTCCATTCTATTGATCACAGGTCTGGGTAGGAAATACATTGACATGTGATAGATGGGTGTATTATTGAGtcttgaattgatcaaagtAGCTCTCCCAGCGATATGAGGAGTATTACCTTGACAAACATCCAGCattttttcattcttttcttcCACAGGCAGCCAGTCAATAACATgtaatctatttttttcttttacgaaATAGCAGGAAAGTTGCTTATTCATTCATTAGTAGGAGTAAAATCTGGTACAAGAGCCTTGAAGCCACAGCCCATCAGAAGCCACCGAAGGTAGGCTGTCTGCAGTGAAGGAGCGGCCCACAGGATGAGCATGAGGGAGTCGTCCTGCGCGTCCAACTACTGACCCAAGTGAATGTTTCCAGAATCTCCCTTATTATCGAAAGCAATATAATGGCTTCGTTGGGTATACCAGAACCGATTGATTCCTCCTCTTCTAGTATTTTAGTGGATACCTGATTCCTACGGTTTAATATCCTTATAACCATATCGGCCTGCACATGACAAGATGACACATTGTCGAGTGCCATGACCATGACCTAGATCGACCATCACCTTCCAAGTCCCAATAACGAATGGCATAGCCCATTGCTTGCTTCTTCCGTGGATATAGAAGGTAGGTGCCTTCAGGAACCAACACTTCACCATGAACACCAAGGTCAGAGTTCCGGTTCTCAAAATATGAATCTCGCATCAAGACAAAACCCAATAGAACGGGTAGCTCAAGCATGCAGATAGATAATCGATCATGAAGGAACGAATTCTCAATGCATACAGACATGGGTCCTCAAGCAAGGACTTTTATGCTTGAGCAAGGACCAGCTACTACAACACATACACAATGGAGTAGTAATCAGCAGGCTTATAAACTAAAAGCCTAAGCCTGCACATCTGCATCTCAATATGTCACACATACATCAGACCAAGAATTAGTAAATCTGTACAAACAATGGACATGAAACCACTGCCTATCTTCCAGACGACAACAACGAGCTCTCAGATCCCTGAGTGAGCAGCTGCGTCGCGGTCGCAGGCAAAGGAACCCACGGCCCTCCGGGTTGAGCAGCTTCCTTCGCAATGGCTTCTGCAATTGGGACAAGGCCCGGTTTCTCGTAGGTGAATTGCAGGTCCCTGTTTGCAGCCAAGGCCACGAGCTCCGACTCCTCGAGCCCCCGTGCAGGGCCGAGGCTGCACCTGTCCGGTCCGTGCTTCGCGAGCGCGTCCTTGAACTTCTTGATCTGAAGACATAATTGTAACAAGCACATTAACAACGTTGCAATTCATATACAGATTCTTGTGATTCAAGAGGGGATGTAGGGAGGCTTACAGTTGCATTGGTGCAGCTGAAGCTGCTGACCCGGCCCTGAGCTCCCCTGTAGAACCTGAAGAAAGGGAGGACATGTACATGCAGGCTGTAACACATGGATTTGTGTGTCTCGTAGTTCACTTGCAGGAACATCACGTCCGGGTTCTTCTCGGCAAACTGGGCAATCTGCGCGGCAGAATTAACCAATCCTCATCAGTACAAAGAAAGAAGCAACTTTTTTGTAGCAGCACCTATGTTTCAGCTGTGACGTTGCACCTACCTTGGGGTGTAGGGAACGgcagccaccgcagccggggGAGAAGAAGTCGACGACGACGAGCTTGTCGCCGGCGTTGAGCAGGGAGTCGGCGAGGTCTTGCGCGGACTCGATCTCCCGCATGTTGGGCTGCAGCCCCTTCTCCCACCATCTCATGGCCTTCGCAATCGTCAGGTTCATCTGCCAAACAAACAGCAAATCAAATTTTAAAATGAACCCAACGGCAACTCAGCTGTCTCCAACACCAACAGCTAAAATCCCAGCCCAAAATGAGGTAAAAATAGCATATTGGACTACGCGAAATTCCCAAAAACTATAACTGAATCTAAAAAGAATCTTTGCGTTGAGAATCATGAAACTGATACAAGAATAAAGCAAAACATGAATGAAACAAGCTAGAGAGCTCAACAAGAACACGATTTTGCAGACGAACCGACCTGTCCAGGCGCCGCTTCGAGGCTCCGAGGCAGAGGCCTCGCCTTCCTGTCCCAAACCGCCATCCTCCCGGCGGAGAACGAGCCCTTGGTGCTGTACCCGCCGATCGGCACGGACTCGGCgagcgccgccgcggcgccccTCACCCGGCCGGCGAGCCCCGCGCCCACGTCGCCACCGCACGGCGACGCCACTACACCGTTGAACAACGCCTCAGCCATGGCAGCTTCGCCGTCTCGGATGAATCCTTCCGCAGCaagctcgctcgctcgctcgggagagagagaagagagcgcGCGAGAAATGGATGGGAGAAGAGGAGAACTGGAGAAGACACAATGGCGGATGGGGAGATGCGGCGAAGAAAAGTGGCGCCTTTTAGAGGGGAAAAAGGCCCACGCCTTTTTTTACCCCTTCTACGTTTTACCTCCCCCCGCAACGGCTTCCGCGTGCGGTAATTCGTGACAGCTGTTGGATGCGTGGGGTGGACGGACGGATCGGAGCCGCGACGCCCCGCGGTTGATATGGGCCGCTTTTACCGCTGTAAAAAAAGGCGTGCTGAGTGGATATAGTTTGGATAAGATTAAAGCTGGGCCTCACGAGCGGTGGTGGGTACAGGAGGTTAACGTGCCACGTATCCATACCTCTGCGGGGTACGGGCCCGGGTGCGCGTGGCAAATGCGCTTTTTGTTCAAGGGGCGGGCCCACTACAGCGAAAGTGAGTGGAACGGATGACCCACCAATTTTCCTTCGGTGGTAAATTCTGTAAAAACCCAGTAGGAGCGCATTGCTGTATGCAGGAATTCTGTGCTAGTATTTCAAGAAAATATGTACAGCATCTCAGTCTTTATTTTCGTTTATTTAGTACAACTTCAGCtccaaaatttatatattatatagagtgtgtaggataaaataaaattatttaaatatatggTTTAGCTTAAAATAATAGCAAGATGTCTCAAGCAAATACTCTCTAATTGCATGTAGCTTCACCTTCAAGATTTTCTATAGTTATGGATGGTcagcttaaaaaaatattggaacTGAAACTAAAAAATCTCTAATTAACAGTGCAATTCAGCGTTGATGCTGCTCGTGTTTCGGCCCATTGACTACCTTGGAAGGTTTGCTTTCGAAGAACCGCACGTTTTGGGGCCTCGGAATCCATGTTTAGATTGTTTATCTACTGAGTGTAAGTTTTCACGTTTACTTTTGTTTACATATTTGCGCTAGGCAGGCAAAAATAGGCAGCTGGTAAACGCGACATGCATGGTGTCTAGCTGCACCGTTTATCTTGCGAGAGCTAATTCTAGCTGCACTGGCATTTGCCAAGTAGCATCTGCACCCCAGTAAAGTTCATTTGACAGCTTGGGAAAGGAAGTAAAGCTGTCTTCTATTATTGCCTGGATATAATATATATGGCTTCTATTGATAGTAAACATCTCTGTTTATCAGATAAACAGCAAGGCATTACTGATTACTTCAGCATCAGTCCAAGTTTAGAGAGGCTCAGTTGTAAGATCGCGATGTTGTTGTTCCCCTAGCTAGGAGTGAAAAACTAACTGTGAAGGTTGGAGAAGTTCTTAGCAAGAGGACGATGGGTTGGATAAGCTGGAAAAAGAGTCTGTTTCCGCTGTCGCCGTTGATGGCGCTGCTGCAGCCTAGCTTCTTCACGAGAATTGCACCAGCCTTGagatttctctctctccttcgtCTCTCTTTGCTACTGTGATTGCAAACCAACCAGCCAACCGGTCATGCATTGCATGATACCGTGGGGTTCTGTTCGAAAAGGCAAGCTAGAACAATCATCAACGTTAGGATTTTGGTGTTGCTGCCTGTGACATGATGTGAGCCGTACTTAATCACTGCAGTGAGACAGACAGAACGGGCAGAGCAATACGAAATCCAGATCTGCCGGTTATTACCTGTACAACCGAATCGTTCGGAAGTGAATAAAGTAGTATTAAAATCAAATGGAAATGGTGCGAGATCGAGCAGGCAGCGCGGAGGCGGAAGCATGAGGCACATGCGTCTGTATCTCTCATCGCTCGGATAGATGACAGAGATGCCGACAGATGCGGACAGGATTGGCGTTGGATGGATGGAGATTCTGACTCGGACGCCAGTCAGCAGCACAGCATTCGCCATTCACGCGCGAGCGGAGCGCGGCATTTGCCTTTCTCTTTCAACGACCCAACAGTACCACATGGCATGGCACGGCATGGTTCCCGACCTGTCGGTGGACGTGAGTTTTTTTAGGCATTTGtaaatatttctttgattttttatttttttaaggatgtcactcgaatgacagttttaatgttatttttataattttttaatagtaaACTTATAATAACACTAGAagtagtgattttttttaattgtcttttttttaacaTCAACACTATGGTATAATGAATTCACACCATACCTTATACACGCGCATTCATATACATCTTAAATTTATAACCTATACACGTGTTAACTGAAGAGATCAACGGTGCTGCCTCCGCAAGCGATAGACATACCACGTTCCCCTTTCATCCACAAATGCTTAAGGTGACTGTAAAAATACAATAACCCGGACTAAACCCTCCTCCTTTGTCGCCCGGGCAGGAGGAGCAGGCACGACAAGAGTTTGatgggaggaaggagagaggaaTGTTTGGCTGGGCTTGCCAGTGATGGTTTTTTGGGCTGGACCGCTTGTTGTCTCACTGTagatgaaagaaagaaagaaagggtaGCCCAATGGGTCAACACTACTAACTGCTGGAATTGGGGTCGGAACTCGAAACACAGTCCAGCCCAGTCTGCACAGCTGAATTCCCCTCCATTCTCTCTGTGTCCGCATTTTGCAATTGGTGACCAACAACTATCATGCACAGAAGCACTGAATCTACCAACTTGTAGCTGCTTCCAACCGGTCGCACGGTACCATTCGGTTTATCGTAAGGCAGGTGCGAAGGCTTCATCAGTTCGCTGCACCTCCTCGTGTTCTCTTCTCTCTATATCCATGCTGCATGCTTTCTTGTGCCAAGCATGGGCAGTCCTCCTAGCCTGAGAGACCGATCCATCTGTCACCTCAACATTAGCACGACCGACCTTGCAAGCCTAACTATAGCGTACCTGTACATGCAAGGCTATGGCGTGCAACTTTTTACAATGCATAGGCATAGTGACAAACCTAAGTGAGCATGTAACGTGgtttatttatatataactaGCGTATTAATCTGTGCGACTACACATgctataaatttaatttacggctgaattgtagatatttgtgttaataataattgtatgctaagatacatcaactatttatatttaaatattggaTTTAacatataaatgtaattttttataatattggaatcatgtttattatttgtgaatagatctaatttataattttcattttatgtgctatgcaaattgatttttatttgtttcttgatttttttgaaattattattatttttaatgccgtcaccgtatctcatattttttttgaaatacattataaattctttgatattatttttatgtgataatctgtaatatgtttgtgttatgtggttttaattttgtaatgtttgattataatgGATTTGGAacgtgtgttgattgctaacgtaaatAAGTTGGAGTTTGTTAACGTAACTTTGTTGGACAAAGtgtatctacaacaaaaaagggAAGGAAAGACAAGGCAAGAAGTAGTCTTGGGGTTGAActctataatttattttttaatcttctatattGTTTTGTCTGGTTGTTGATCgatggttacagttagtcaatcaatcaattcgacagttggatattttactttttttgataatttttagaatttttctagaattaacgTGGATGCATcaaaaggagcctccaattagtaaatataagataggTTATGGATAACGTAGTTAATTtgactaatatatttattaggtatatactttagtagatcTTATAGATGTAAGATATGAAAAAACCATCAAATGACAAAGTCAGGATAAagattgaattgaattggacaataagaaattaagttgaaatgtgtcttggtttatatgtgataagtgattgacaatgttatCAGTTTGGTTTGTTGAGTTttagattgcttgagcttggtttgagcattttgattatggactaactggagttagagttggagaaatgtgtttgcttatctcatagtgtgcaggtgacagatgcGATTTAGCGTCAAcggtgggtgatcggggctaagcgggtgcttggtgcc
This region includes:
- the LOC133893666 gene encoding thioredoxin-like 1-1, chloroplastic, yielding MAEALFNGVVASPCGGDVGAGLAGRVRGAAAALAESVPIGGYSTKGSFSAGRMAVWDRKARPLPRSLEAAPGQMNLTIAKAMRWWEKGLQPNMREIESAQDLADSLLNAGDKLVVVDFFSPGCGGCRSLHPKIAQFAEKNPDVMFLQVNYETHKSMCYSLHVHVLPFFRFYRGAQGRVSSFSCTNATIKKFKDALAKHGPDRCSLGPARGLEESELVALAANRDLQFTYEKPGLVPIAEAIAKEAAQPGGPWVPLPATATQLLTQGSESSLLSSGR